The genomic DNA GAGGGGCCTATACCATATCAAATATGACAGGGGAATTCCAAGCAAAGCATAGATAGTTGCAAGGAAAAACAGCTTTGAATCTGCAAGGACAGTAGGTACCAGCTATTAAGTGCAGCCATGAAGGGCCAGTATAAAGTGAACACAAGCAATAAAAGAGAACCATGATACGTACCTCCCTCCTTGATCCAGCAGACTATGACAGCAATGAAATTCCAAGAGAGGCAAAGCACAATTCCTGCAATTTACATTAATCCAAAACAAATGCTATCATGAGCAACCAATGCTGGAGTCTTTGTAACACACCATATCTACTATCGCAATAGCATGATTCTGCCCTCTACCTagataaaaaaaacaatttacTACTTTTATTAAATCACTGATGCCACAAAATGTTCCTCGCAAACATACCAAGCCAGCTTGCGAATGCAAGATACTGCAACCTCTGCACATTGGCCGGTATCTCATTGGCAATGTCATGGTGGATGAGCGGGAAGAATGGCGGCCAGTTCTTCTCCTCCATGGGCACTCCGGCTGCATCAAGCAGAAGGAAAGCGCAGATGATCAAACTCTATTTAACACAACTGGTAACTCGAAATCCTGAcagcagcaaccaaactattatGCTACGCACCATTCTTCAGCGACTCCTCCCTCCTCTTGATATCCTACAGCCACAAAACAATCACCATGAGACACCACCGAGTCAAACAGAAGCTAAAACCTCAGAAGTGTAAATGGAGGGTAAAACCCCACCGCCTCACGCCGCTTCAGATCTGATTCCCACGACGAGAGCTCcctcgccttgcccttggagtcCTGCATTGCGCGCCCATACCGCCCCCGGAACACTCGGATTAGCACGCGAATAACCACCGAGGGAAAAGGGGGGAGCAGCCGTATGAACGAAATGCCTTACCCCCATGGTGTCGAGCGGGACGTCGACGACGGCGTCGCCCCTGCCGGCCCCCCCGAAGCCGATGGGCTCGGTCGGCCGGAACCCGTACTGCTGcttgccgcctccgcctcctccattCTACCACGCAAACAGCGAGGTTCCACAGTTACACACCCAAAGCCTCCAGATCTACCAAAGCACCCAGCAAAAATCTctgaggaagagagggagggttTTTGGCTCACCGAGTAGGGGTTGTCGTCGGCGGCGCCCTCGTCGAAGGGGTTGGGGTCGTGATGCATGCTCGCTGTCGCCTCCGCGCTCGGCTTGCGGGCGAGAGGTGAGCGGAGGGGGgaagcggcgcggcggggggcTCTCGGTGCGGTGGTTTGGACTCGGGTCGCTTCCAATTCAAGCAGTTTCTCCGCCTTTTTCTGCGCTGCTGCTTTTCACGTGACCTGCGGATGGCGACGTGACGGGGGGAGCGGCCGAGCGGGTGGTGACGGTTCGGTCCGTCCAAAGCCAGCACGCGTCGTGGCGGCGCCCACCAACGCCACGCGGAGCAGGCCGCCAGAAGTGCCCGTCGTCAGGGTCGTTTACCCAATCGACGGCAGCCCACGAAAGAAAGGGCTGGGA from Setaria italica strain Yugu1 chromosome VII, Setaria_italica_v2.0, whole genome shotgun sequence includes the following:
- the LOC101763187 gene encoding secretory carrier-associated membrane protein 6, encoding MHHDPNPFDEGAADDNPYSNGGGGGGKQQYGFRPTEPIGFGGAGRGDAVVDVPLDTMGDSKGKARELSSWESDLKRREADIKRREESLKNAGVPMEEKNWPPFFPLIHHDIANEIPANVQRLQYLAFASWLGIVLCLSWNFIAVIVCWIKEGDSKLFFLATIYALLGIPLSYLIWYRPLYRAMRTNSAFSFGWFFLCYLIHIGFCIIAAIAPPIVFHGKSLTGILAAIDTFSEHIVIGIFYFVGFGLFCLETLLSIAVLQRVYMYFRGNK